ttaataaaatttgttGTTACCATGGCGATGGAAACTATTTTGGGGATCAAGGGACCCGACTTTGTGATGCTCGCATCAGATACCATGCAGGCCAAATCGCTGGTTTTCATGAAAGATGGTAAACTTCCTCTTGTTGTATATCTGATATTAGGTACTTATATAATGCCAATAAATTTGTAGACCAATCGAAAATCCATCGACTATCAGACTTCAACATAATGGCCACGGTGGGCGATGGCGGCGATACCATTCAGTTCACGGACTTCATATCAAAAAACTTGCATCTGTACAAGATTTCCCACGGATACCATCTGAGTGCCAAGTCAGCTGCCCATTTTACCAGAAAAACACTGGCGGATTATATAAGGACCAACACCAGATACCAGGTGGCAATGCTCCTGGCAGGATACGATGCGGTTGAGGGTCCTGACCTCCACTACATCGACTCCTATGGCGCAGCTCAGTCAATCAATCATGCAGGTCACGGTTGGGGCAGCATGTTCTGTGGCAGCATTCTGCAGAGATACTGGAACTCGAAGCTCAGCCAAGAGGAGGCCTACTCGCTGATGAAGAAGTGCGTCCTGGAGATCCAGAGGCGACTGATCATCAACCAGCGGAACTTCGAGGTGTATGTGGTGGACAGCAAGGGAATGCGCAAGATGGAGGCCATCAACCCAGGATCACTAAACAAGGAGTCGATTAGCCTGAGTTGGTAAAGGGAAAATATTAAAGCCGTGCTCGGCGCAACTCGTATGCTTCATAAAGCATCCTCTAATGCCTAATAATTGTGAAGTTGGTTTTTGGCTAACTTTCACTGCGATGCTCGAACAACTTCCCAGGGATTAGTTGACGTGACCGGTTGGATTTGAGTGGCCAGTAGGAACAGAGGGAGGTGGGCGAGTGGGTATGCTACATGCCATGGTCGACTGCCTCCGTGTATTAGCATATGTGGCCTTCTCTTGTTCTCCATGTGAGCCATCTGTCTGACTGTGTGTGGCACTGTATTTGTTTGTGCAACAATGACAGAAGCTGCActcaaaaagaaaagaagtcATTTGTACATAAATAAGTATTCTCTGTTGAAAAGGCATAGTCATATAGGCAGAGTCCACTTAAATGGTATCGTTTGACGGAGAAATATTGTTAGATATGGGTATGAAAACTTGTTGCATGATTTTCCCCAGTGCATGCCTCACATACAGGAAACGTATACGGCTGCGAATCGGAAGCAGAAAAGCCAACATGTCTCTATTTCCCATTTGAACAGCAGTCCGTCAGAATGTCGTTGGTTTGGAGGAGTGAGCGGAGTCGCCAGCAAAACTCATAAAAATGAGCACAGATTGCTGCAAAAATGCACTGAATTGTTCGCTGCTTGGCAGAGGTCTGAGTTGAGGGTTTTCCGAGCTGTGCTGCCTGCATTTTCCGGGATTTCTATGCTAGTCAGAGGGTTTTGTTTGTCCGCCAGCGTGGCAGTTGCCATTGCTAATTGGCCGCACATGACAAAGTATCGCCAATTGAGTGGATCGCCCACTTGCGGTGATCGGAACCATGAAATGTCAACAGTGACAAAGAAAAGGTAGCGAACGAGTTTACCTCAAAGGTACCGGTTTCGGTGTAGTAGCTAACTAGCTCCAAAATTTTCCTTTGAAGGGAATATGTATCTAAGCTACGACTTAAATTACTCACTGCTTTAATGGAGAATCAATTTCGAGTCTCCATTAACTTTACCGTGCATGCAGAGAGccaatttaaatgtttgttttaattacatttttttggAACAGCACTTATCAAGCTTAGCACGTAAAACGGATGCCATTAGAAATTAATTAGCATTTATGtattggaaaaaaaaaagaataacatTAATTTATCTATCTCGTCATGTAATACATTTTACTGCAAAAACTAATGTAAAAAATCGAATATCAATTATTATCATGGCTTCCTGTTCATTTTACTTTAAGTTTCCCTGTCGCACAAAAACTTTTCCGCAGAAAACTTTTGACATGTGAGCGTCTCAAATGAACGCGGCTGTCTCAGGACACCTGTCCCCCTTTTTTCCACCTGAAGCTGTGAAATATATTCACAATGCTGAAGGGGAGCAACTTTGGGGGCTGGTTGGTAATGTGCATGTAACTTCGAGTCACTCCCCCATTGTCGCCCCCCACCATCCATTCCGACCGGCAATTTGTGACGTTTAAGGGCGCAACGAGGCAGCGACTTCCTGACAGGACATTAACTTTCTCGCATCTTCGCAGTCGTGGCTCCATCCGACTGTCTCgctgttttctgtttgctgTTTGCGTGTGACGACTCTGATGATGATTCATGATGATGATCCTTGCAGTTTTCTTCTTCCCTGTCATTTTTCATGGCCCCGGGAGCAGTGGCTTGGGTTAGTTGCCTTTTTCGACAGCCtattagtttttattatttgctgCAATTAGTTTTTCGGCCTCGACTGCTCAGCTCCGTCGCTCTCTTATGACATTTTCTCCACATTTTTCAACGGAATGAGCGTCATCTGTTGCCGCCGGCAATGTTTTCCGGTGTGCACTCAAAGAAATACTAACAATGAAACTAACTAATTTGAACGAAAATTCTATTGTCCGACTTGAATGACCACGTATTGAAAAGCGGTGCATTAGGAGTGAGGTTTACTTTTgatacaattttatttttctccaAGTGCAGTTGCTGAATCTGCTGTTTTTCTCGCTGGCATTGACAAGAGCCAAACAATGGCccgctggctggctggctggtaTCTATGATAAATTATGGCCAAAAGTCAAAGTCATCAATCAGTGGGCCATGTTTTATTTGCCGCCCGCGGCCGTTTGCCATTTGTTTCTGGCCAAAACCAGAGGCATATGCAGCGCCAGAGGATGGGGTATATATGTACGGGAGGAGAAGGTCGAGGAGCAGAAGCGAGCAGAGCGGCCAAAAAGGATTAAATATAAATCGCAGACGCGTAGACGGCGGTGGCACAGTTGTCGGTGGCCGGACGACAAGCATTTCgatttaattttcattaaaattcacgcattaaatatgcaaaggGTAAACTGCGGCAACAAAGTCCTTCTGCCCGCCCGTCCAAAAGCAAAAGCCCATTAAAATTCCTTAAAGACTCTGCCGCCGGGGCCAGGTGACTCCTTTTCATTCTCGAGTGCTTATTAAAATTGCAAAGGTCCAGGATTTGCGGACATTATGATGCGGTGGCTGCGAATTTATGCCGAAACGGTCGACATCAGCTGCGCTTTCGTTCCTCGGCTGTTTAATTATGCATTTTTATCTGGAAGTCGTTGTGGCAAAGGGCAAGCCGTTTTTGTACAAAAAGGTAAAGCGCTTCTACTTTTCGCCACTAGAGTTATGAAAACTGCAAATGTACGGGATAAACCAAGAATAACCGTACTGGAGCGTGAATAAGCCAATTCTTTCATCTGAGTGACAGATATCCGgcaacgttgcgtatacgcaacttGTGATTGAAAGCAGCAGTGCCACGTGTTCCTGTATCGATTTGCTGCCTCCTGGAGTTGGGTATTGATGTCGTCACCAGAAGCATCGCCCGTGAGTCCTGACAATTGACAACTAAAGTTGCAATTAGGAGCAATGGCAATCCTTCCTACCATTTTACAAACCACCAGAGCCTCAGGATTACTGAAATAAAGAGAAAGAGATGGAGGTTTTAGTTATGCAGGGGAAAGCCTTGGGGAAATTAGCGAAAAAGGTAAATGTTTACGGAAACATTCGTTCGAATAGCTTTTTTCGGCACGCAGTTTATAGCACCCAGTTACATCATTAAGGAAAACCTTAAAAGAACTTTGTAAAAAGGTAAAGCGGGTTTTTGATAGGGGTTTTCATTTAATtcgtttgatttatttttatagcaTTTTCGGTAGATGTGCTTTAAAACCTCTGATTTTAAGGCTTACCCTACTGATTAATCCGGAGTGCCCTAGAAGGATTCTATTCCCATGGGATTACAAATTACAACATGCATTCAGCCGCCGATAAACGGCCTATAAATCAGCCAGTTGGCCAGCGATCGCGTCAATATTCGGCTCTTATGCAACCAATTTTATTTCGTTGCACTCGACGGACATAAATCACGGCTCCTGATGGCTGAAGCGGCGGGAAATTGGGTGAGGAGATGCCGTTTCTGCAACAAAATGTGCCCGGAATTAAACACCAGCGATGGCATAATTTATGGGGACGCCGGATTCCGGGCTCGCGATGCCCGGAGACAGATGTGACATCAGCAATGACCATCGGGACATTAATACGGCCCTCCAGGCGTGATGCTAATGGATTGCCAACTGGAAACTGAAGAGCACTCCGCTGTGCCATCTTGAACAACTCAGCAGGAGGCTTACTATGGGACCCTAGTTTTAGATACTCATTTTAATTGGTtgtgaaatacaaaatacaaaaaacaatTAACCTGCCAGGATAAACACGCTGAAATATTTTCTCACCACAGTCAGTAGTCGATCCTTTGCGACAGCTGTAAGCCAGCATTTCAGTCGACCATTGTTCGGCGAAAGAGTTGGTGTGTATCCATGCGATGGAGTCCCTTTCGTGCATCCATTGCTGGAACATCCTCGTTGATAATCCTTTCGCCTGGGCACTGCCACGCACTGCAGTCGAATGAAAGAGGGAAAAATTCAGTGGGGCGGCATATAAAAAGTTGCAGTT
This genomic stretch from Drosophila mauritiana strain mau12 chromosome 2L, ASM438214v1, whole genome shotgun sequence harbors:
- the LOC117143360 gene encoding probable proteasome subunit beta type-2, encoding MAMETILGIKGPDFVMLASDTMQAKSLVFMKDDQSKIHRLSDFNIMATVGDGGDTIQFTDFISKNLHLYKISHGYHLSAKSAAHFTRKTLADYIRTNTRYQVAMLLAGYDAVEGPDLHYIDSYGAAQSINHAGHGWGSMFCGSILQRYWNSKLSQEEAYSLMKKCVLEIQRRLIINQRNFEVYVVDSKGMRKMEAINPGSLNKESISLSW